The proteins below are encoded in one region of Sphingobacterium sp. R2:
- a CDS encoding protein-disulfide reductase DsbD N-terminal domain-containing protein — MKKLILLMTAVIFAVTGAFAQIHKPVKWTVASKKLNNKEAVVYVKATIQNGWHIYSQNIKDGGPIPTSFTFAKAADYTVVGKTAEPKPKIKHEDVFKMDVGYFTNEVIFQQKVTLNKGTATVKGTVEWQACDASQCLPPDEYAFAVTIK; from the coding sequence ATGAAAAAATTAATACTGTTAATGACTGCAGTGATTTTTGCAGTTACGGGAGCATTCGCTCAAATTCACAAACCAGTAAAATGGACAGTGGCCAGCAAAAAGTTAAATAACAAAGAAGCTGTCGTATATGTAAAAGCTACCATCCAAAATGGATGGCACATTTATTCACAAAATATAAAAGATGGGGGACCTATTCCAACTTCTTTCACCTTTGCTAAAGCGGCTGATTATACCGTGGTTGGTAAAACTGCTGAGCCAAAACCAAAAATCAAACATGAAGACGTATTTAAAATGGATGTAGGTTACTTTACAAATGAAGTGATATTTCAACAAAAAGTAACTTTAAACAAAGGTACTGCAACAGTTAAAGGTACAGTCGAGTGGCAAGCATGTGACGCTTCACAATGTCTTCCTCCAGATGAATATGCTTTTGCTGTGACAATCAAATAG
- the rsfS gene encoding ribosome silencing factor, translating to MSKNKSTELSQRLSEIIVYGMQEKKANEIVRLDLRDLHSSVSDYFVICHADSNIQVNAIAKSVEDEVFKTFGQEPQYKEGQSNGEWLILDFVDVVVHIFKTEKRAHYGIEDLWGDAEIQHFQSA from the coding sequence ATGAGTAAAAATAAAAGTACAGAATTGTCCCAACGTCTATCAGAAATTATCGTTTACGGTATGCAAGAAAAGAAAGCAAACGAGATTGTTCGTTTGGATTTAAGAGATCTTCACAGTTCTGTTTCTGATTATTTTGTTATTTGTCATGCTGATTCCAACATTCAGGTCAATGCGATAGCAAAAAGTGTCGAAGACGAAGTTTTCAAGACATTTGGTCAAGAACCCCAATATAAAGAAGGACAATCCAATGGTGAGTGGTTGATTTTGGATTTTGTGGATGTGGTTGTACATATCTTTAAGACCGAAAAGCGAGCGCATTATGGTATCGAAGATTTATGGGGAGATGCAGAGATTCAGCATTTCCAAAGCGCCTAA
- a CDS encoding protein-disulfide reductase DsbD family protein, with protein MLKNTFILLLIAFFSLSLTKAALASTQDSLVSTEGLQFESSPDTSNAVEAVPEDLNFTASPDTMVSQDSSKIAPAKKNASSGNSETGKKSLWSIFIAGLVGGFAALLMPCIFPMLPLTVSYFTKQAGSRASGISKALLYGLFIIVIYVALGMIITISFGSDALNALSTNGVFNFLFFLLLVVFAASFFGAFEITLPSSFVNKMDAKSDKGGLVGLFFMAFSLSLVSFSCTGPIIGTLLVEAASKGERLGPAVGMLGFSIALAIPFGLFAMFPSMLKSLPKSGGWLNSVKVVLGFLELALALKFLSNVDLAYHWNWLDREVFLSLWIAIFSMMGLYLIGKIKFSHDSELKFLSVPRTILAIIVFSFVVYMVPGLWGAPLKSISAFLPPSATQDFDLSAGMAATPAHNDGKVKKYADIFHERGTPKGFDPYYDYEEALAASKEQNKPVLIDFTGWNCVNCRKMEANVWTDPAVAKLLKEEFIMAELFVDDKTELPANEQFVSKYSGKKIKTIGNKNSDFQASAFDSNSQPLYVIVDSSGTVLVPKTGANYNVTEYIAFLQSGIDAFKAKK; from the coding sequence ATGTTAAAAAATACATTCATTTTACTTCTTATTGCATTTTTCAGTCTTTCATTAACAAAAGCGGCGCTTGCATCGACTCAAGATAGCTTAGTAAGTACAGAAGGACTTCAATTTGAATCATCACCGGATACATCTAATGCAGTTGAAGCAGTACCGGAAGACCTTAATTTTACAGCCTCACCCGACACGATGGTTAGCCAGGATAGCAGTAAAATCGCGCCAGCTAAAAAAAACGCCTCCTCAGGCAATTCAGAAACGGGAAAGAAATCACTTTGGAGCATATTTATTGCCGGCTTAGTAGGAGGTTTTGCAGCGCTGCTCATGCCTTGTATATTTCCAATGCTCCCCCTTACCGTAAGTTATTTCACAAAACAGGCTGGAAGCCGCGCAAGCGGTATCAGTAAGGCTCTCCTTTATGGCCTCTTTATTATTGTGATTTATGTCGCATTGGGAATGATTATTACGATTTCCTTCGGTTCAGATGCCTTGAATGCTTTATCGACAAACGGGGTATTTAATTTCCTATTCTTCCTGTTATTGGTTGTTTTTGCCGCGTCCTTTTTTGGTGCTTTTGAAATCACGCTACCAAGTTCTTTCGTCAATAAAATGGATGCCAAATCCGACAAAGGCGGTCTTGTGGGACTTTTCTTTATGGCATTTAGCCTTTCACTGGTCTCTTTCTCCTGTACTGGCCCCATTATTGGCACCTTATTGGTCGAAGCGGCTTCAAAAGGAGAACGCTTAGGTCCAGCAGTCGGTATGCTTGGTTTTTCTATAGCTCTTGCAATTCCCTTTGGTTTGTTTGCGATGTTCCCTTCGATGTTAAAATCCCTACCAAAATCAGGTGGCTGGCTAAATTCGGTCAAGGTTGTACTTGGGTTCTTAGAGCTCGCACTGGCGCTGAAATTCTTATCAAATGTAGATTTGGCTTACCATTGGAATTGGCTGGATCGAGAAGTATTCTTATCGCTATGGATTGCTATCTTTAGTATGATGGGCTTATATCTTATTGGAAAGATCAAGTTTTCACACGACAGCGAATTAAAATTCCTCTCTGTACCGAGAACTATTCTCGCAATCATTGTATTTTCCTTCGTTGTCTATATGGTTCCAGGCCTATGGGGAGCTCCGCTAAAATCAATTTCAGCCTTCTTGCCACCTTCGGCAACACAGGACTTTGACCTGTCGGCAGGAATGGCAGCCACTCCTGCACACAATGATGGCAAGGTTAAAAAATACGCTGATATCTTTCATGAACGGGGCACACCAAAAGGATTTGATCCTTATTATGATTATGAAGAGGCTCTCGCAGCTTCAAAAGAACAGAATAAACCGGTATTAATTGATTTTACAGGCTGGAATTGTGTCAATTGTCGAAAAATGGAAGCCAATGTATGGACTGATCCCGCAGTTGCCAAACTATTGAAAGAAGAGTTTATTATGGCTGAATTATTTGTCGATGATAAAACAGAATTACCGGCAAACGAACAATTCGTTTCAAAATATAGTGGCAAAAAAATCAAAACTATAGGAAACAAAAACAGTGATTTCCAAGCATCAGCTTTCGACAGCAATTCACAACCACTATACGTGATCGTCGATTCATCTGGAACCGTATTGGTTCCGAAAACAGGCGCAAACTATAACGTTACAGAATATATTGCTTTCCTTCAAAGTGGAATTGACGCTTTTAAGGCAAAGAAATAG
- a CDS encoding TlpA disulfide reductase family protein produces MKKRILMGLSFLPAILMAQESYTVTGKVNATSDKAKVFMQYITNATRQTDSAMVVKGEFKFNGQVASPTKGMMIYSPEGLSFAELRNSQKQPETAQLYLSKGVIKVDATKGFKDATISGTTLNDDLMQYRAFVKPYSDAFEALNQQYYAASDTQKQDPSFIESLQKQAGEISEKMEKSDAEFISKNPKSWYTLDLLSDNLNGENVTEYVTSFEKLSPELKSSEKGKELADRIQKLKAVAVGAIAPDFTLPDTTGKNISLSSLRGKYVLLDFWASWCGPCRHENPNVVAAFNKFKDKGFTVFGVSLDNPGKKDAWVKAIHDDNLQQWPHVSDLQGWKSAPVKLYEVRGIPQNFLIDPSGKIVASNLRGEALETKLAELLK; encoded by the coding sequence ATGAAAAAGAGAATATTAATGGGTTTAAGCTTTTTACCAGCCATATTAATGGCGCAAGAAAGCTACACAGTGACAGGGAAAGTAAACGCTACTTCGGATAAAGCGAAGGTGTTTATGCAATACATTACCAATGCAACCCGGCAGACAGATTCTGCGATGGTCGTAAAAGGTGAGTTTAAGTTCAATGGGCAGGTGGCCTCACCAACCAAAGGTATGATGATCTATTCACCAGAAGGCTTATCTTTTGCTGAACTTAGAAATAGTCAAAAGCAGCCTGAAACGGCACAGCTATATCTTTCTAAGGGAGTTATCAAAGTCGATGCAACCAAAGGGTTTAAAGATGCAACTATTTCGGGTACAACGCTCAACGATGATCTCATGCAGTATAGGGCTTTTGTAAAACCTTATTCGGACGCATTCGAAGCGTTGAATCAGCAATATTATGCTGCTTCTGATACACAAAAACAGGATCCTAGTTTCATTGAAAGTTTACAAAAGCAAGCTGGTGAGATTTCTGAAAAAATGGAAAAATCAGATGCAGAATTTATAAGCAAAAACCCGAAGAGCTGGTATACATTGGATTTATTGTCTGACAATCTCAATGGGGAGAATGTTACTGAATATGTAACCTCTTTCGAAAAATTATCTCCGGAATTAAAAAGTTCTGAAAAAGGGAAGGAGTTGGCTGATCGTATTCAGAAATTGAAAGCCGTGGCTGTTGGTGCCATAGCACCGGACTTTACGTTGCCGGATACCACAGGGAAAAATATTTCCTTATCATCTTTAAGGGGTAAATATGTCTTGTTGGACTTTTGGGCAAGCTGGTGCGGTCCTTGCCGTCACGAGAATCCGAACGTGGTCGCAGCTTTCAATAAATTTAAAGACAAAGGTTTTACAGTATTTGGTGTATCTTTAGATAATCCTGGTAAAAAGGATGCATGGGTGAAAGCCATCCATGATGATAATTTACAGCAATGGCCACATGTTTCAGACTTACAGGGCTGGAAATCTGCTCCGGTCAAATTGTATGAAGTGCGTGGTATTCCACAAAACTTCCTGATCGATCCGTCGGGCAAAATTGTCGCATCAAATCTAAGAGGTGAAGCGTTGGAGACGAAGCTGGCTGAATTATTGAAATAA
- the ftsH gene encoding ATP-dependent zinc metalloprotease FtsH, translating to MKKIPSSKVSPKPPKFNFVWLMIAMFLGFFALQYVFGENPAKEISYSDFETRMLNTGSVERLVAYKKNDLVEVEVYLKKGWKDNPSFKDAVKTSDPLPSLSGQEDKGPQYIFKDASPDVLEKKLAASQAELAPGTPKVQLTYDDRSNPWASWFITFMLPLLVLAAIWIFLMRRMGGGAGGGGGAIFNIGKSKAQLFDKEAQINITFNDVAGLEEAKQEVMEIVDFLKNPRKYTNLGGKIPKGALLVGPPGTGKTLLAKAVAGEAQVPFFSLSGSDFVEMFVGVGASRVRDLFKQAKEKAPCIIFIDEIDAIGRARGKNSMMGGNDERENTLNQLLVEMDGFGTDSGVIILAATNRIDVLDTALLRPGRFDRQISIDKPDLIGREQIFKVHLKPLKLSAEVDAKKLSAQTPGFAGAEIANVCNEAALIAARKNKPEIDMQDFQDAVDRVIGGLEKKNKIISPEEKRIVAYHEAGHAIAGWFLEHADPLVKVSIVPRGVAALGYAQYLPREQFLYTTEQLIDSLCMTMGGRVAEDITFGRISTGAQNDLERITQLSYAMIAIYGMNDKVGNVSFRDSSEASFQKPYSDKTAELIDAEVRNLISDVYARTKQLLLDKREGLIKIAEKLLEKEILFQSDLEEILGKRPFETKTTYEEFVNGADGGGVPQTDLPLDIHPDEARSSDGPSSDNPSKKLN from the coding sequence ATGAAAAAAATCCCGAGTAGTAAGGTAAGCCCAAAACCGCCAAAGTTTAATTTTGTGTGGCTTATGATTGCCATGTTTTTAGGTTTTTTTGCCTTACAGTACGTTTTTGGAGAAAACCCAGCTAAGGAAATTAGCTATAGCGATTTTGAGACACGCATGTTGAACACGGGCTCTGTAGAGCGCCTTGTCGCTTATAAGAAGAATGATCTTGTAGAGGTTGAGGTGTATCTGAAGAAAGGCTGGAAGGATAACCCTAGTTTTAAGGATGCTGTAAAGACCTCCGATCCTTTACCAAGTTTATCTGGGCAAGAGGACAAAGGACCACAATATATTTTTAAGGATGCTTCTCCTGATGTTTTGGAGAAAAAGTTAGCTGCCTCGCAAGCTGAGTTAGCACCTGGTACACCAAAGGTACAATTAACGTATGATGACCGTTCTAATCCATGGGCTAGCTGGTTTATCACCTTTATGTTGCCATTATTGGTGTTGGCTGCGATCTGGATTTTCTTGATGCGCCGTATGGGCGGAGGTGCCGGCGGTGGTGGCGGTGCTATCTTCAATATTGGTAAATCAAAAGCTCAATTATTTGATAAAGAGGCTCAGATCAATATTACATTTAATGATGTGGCGGGTCTTGAAGAGGCGAAGCAGGAAGTGATGGAAATTGTCGATTTCTTGAAAAATCCGCGTAAGTATACAAATCTTGGAGGTAAAATTCCTAAGGGAGCATTGCTTGTAGGGCCTCCAGGAACAGGTAAGACATTGCTAGCGAAAGCTGTAGCTGGTGAGGCTCAAGTGCCATTCTTTTCACTTTCGGGATCCGACTTTGTGGAAATGTTTGTGGGAGTGGGTGCATCTCGTGTTCGTGATTTATTTAAACAAGCTAAAGAGAAAGCGCCTTGTATCATTTTCATTGATGAGATTGACGCAATTGGCCGTGCTCGTGGCAAGAATTCAATGATGGGTGGAAATGACGAGCGTGAAAATACGTTGAATCAATTGTTGGTTGAGATGGATGGCTTTGGCACGGATTCGGGTGTTATTATTTTAGCAGCTACTAACCGTATCGACGTATTGGATACCGCATTGTTGCGTCCGGGACGTTTCGACCGTCAAATTTCGATTGATAAGCCAGATTTGATCGGACGTGAACAAATTTTTAAAGTGCATCTTAAGCCGCTGAAATTGTCGGCTGAGGTTGATGCCAAAAAATTATCTGCACAGACTCCTGGTTTTGCAGGAGCAGAAATTGCCAATGTATGTAATGAGGCCGCACTTATTGCTGCCCGTAAAAATAAACCGGAAATTGATATGCAAGATTTTCAGGATGCAGTTGATCGCGTGATCGGTGGTCTTGAGAAAAAGAATAAAATTATCTCTCCGGAAGAGAAACGTATTGTGGCTTATCATGAAGCTGGGCATGCTATTGCTGGCTGGTTTTTGGAACATGCAGATCCTTTGGTTAAAGTATCTATTGTTCCACGCGGTGTGGCTGCTTTGGGATACGCACAATATCTTCCCCGCGAGCAGTTTTTATATACGACCGAGCAGCTTATTGATAGCTTATGTATGACCATGGGTGGTCGTGTAGCTGAAGATATTACTTTTGGAAGGATTTCAACTGGTGCTCAAAACGACTTGGAGCGTATTACGCAGCTTTCGTATGCAATGATTGCGATATACGGTATGAATGATAAAGTGGGAAATGTTTCTTTCAGAGACAGCTCGGAGGCATCGTTCCAAAAGCCATATTCTGACAAAACGGCAGAGTTGATTGATGCAGAGGTTCGTAACTTGATCAGCGATGTTTATGCACGTACTAAACAGTTATTGCTGGATAAACGTGAAGGACTGATCAAAATAGCAGAGAAGCTATTGGAAAAGGAAATCCTCTTTCAATCGGATTTAGAAGAGATACTAGGGAAGCGTCCATTTGAAACCAAAACTACTTACGAGGAGTTTGTGAATGGCGCCGATGGTGGTGGTGTGCCACAAACAGATTTACCCTTAGATATTCATCCTGACGAAGCGCGATCCAGCGATGGTCCGAGTTCAGACAATCCGTCAAAAAAATTGAATTAA
- the pfkA gene encoding 6-phosphofructokinase, protein MSNIKKIAVLTSGGDAPGMNAGIRAVVRAGIYNNLEVFGVRRGYDGLVNGEIVPMDAKSVANIIQRGGTILKTARSEAFKTIEGRKQAYENLRSHGIDAMVVIGGDGTFTGASKFIEEFDFPIIGLPGTIDNDLAGTDFTIGYDTAINTVIQAVDKIRDTAESHDRLFVIEVMGRDSGLIAVRSGISTGAEAVLVPEFEVDYDAIMKRLDKTRKNKSSRIIIVAEGDKEGGMVVSEKIKENFPHYDVRLSILGHIQRGGSPTCMDRVLASRLGVAAVEALLQGRRGEMAGLICSEVRFTPFKSAIKHHVKMNEDLLRIIEILSL, encoded by the coding sequence ATGAGTAACATTAAAAAAATTGCTGTTTTGACATCTGGAGGAGATGCTCCAGGAATGAATGCTGGTATCCGCGCTGTTGTTAGGGCAGGAATCTACAATAATCTTGAAGTATTTGGCGTAAGAAGAGGTTATGATGGCCTTGTTAATGGAGAGATTGTCCCGATGGATGCCAAATCTGTAGCGAATATCATACAACGTGGCGGCACTATCCTTAAAACTGCCCGTAGCGAAGCCTTTAAAACGATAGAAGGACGTAAACAGGCTTATGAAAACTTACGCAGCCACGGTATTGATGCCATGGTGGTTATCGGCGGGGATGGTACATTTACGGGCGCATCCAAATTTATTGAAGAATTTGATTTCCCTATTATTGGCCTTCCAGGAACGATCGATAACGATTTGGCCGGCACAGACTTTACTATTGGCTATGATACAGCTATTAATACTGTTATACAAGCCGTAGACAAAATTCGAGATACTGCCGAGTCTCACGATAGACTATTTGTGATAGAAGTAATGGGACGCGATTCAGGTCTTATTGCCGTCCGTTCAGGAATCAGTACCGGCGCCGAAGCAGTCTTGGTTCCTGAGTTTGAAGTGGACTATGACGCAATCATGAAAAGGCTCGACAAGACGCGTAAAAATAAATCATCCCGTATCATTATCGTTGCTGAAGGTGATAAAGAAGGCGGTATGGTTGTATCAGAAAAAATCAAGGAAAATTTCCCACATTACGATGTTAGGCTTTCTATTTTAGGACATATTCAACGTGGTGGAAGTCCAACATGTATGGATCGTGTTTTAGCAAGCAGGCTTGGCGTAGCTGCCGTAGAGGCTTTACTACAAGGCCGCAGAGGTGAAATGGCCGGACTAATCTGCAGTGAGGTAAGATTTACTCCTTTTAAAAGCGCCATCAAACACCATGTAAAAATGAACGAAGATCTGCTTCGTATCATCGAGATCCTTTCGCTGTAA
- a CDS encoding biotin--[acetyl-CoA-carboxylase] ligase — MQNNNISGLIIGQNTIYLDKVASTNDYLRELLSKFKPLAEGTAILAEEQFQGKGQRGSSWISEPGKNLTTSILLRPYFLPIAQQFSLSATIAIATANWLKTKIEQPVAVKWPNDIYINSKKIAGILIENSLKGHNINSAIIGIGININQTNFDTTSTITSLACLTDRADYDIKNLAHELYLSIQQEYLNLFNKGSHYQLNKYNELLFWKGEEKPFLIAGSERKGIIQQVSAEGKLKILLDNRLQEFDIKEITHLIS; from the coding sequence TTGCAAAATAACAATATTTCGGGACTTATCATTGGCCAAAATACAATATATCTTGACAAAGTCGCCTCTACAAACGATTATCTCAGGGAATTATTGTCAAAATTCAAGCCACTAGCGGAAGGGACTGCCATTTTAGCAGAAGAACAGTTCCAAGGTAAAGGCCAGCGAGGAAGCTCATGGATCAGTGAACCGGGGAAGAATCTCACGACATCTATCCTTTTAAGGCCCTATTTCTTACCAATAGCGCAACAATTCTCACTTTCGGCTACTATCGCCATTGCCACCGCCAACTGGTTAAAAACTAAAATTGAGCAGCCTGTAGCCGTAAAATGGCCCAATGATATTTACATCAATTCAAAGAAAATAGCCGGCATTTTAATTGAAAATTCATTAAAAGGCCATAATATCAATAGCGCTATCATAGGAATAGGGATTAATATTAATCAAACTAATTTTGACACAACATCAACAATAACTTCTTTAGCATGCCTAACCGATCGAGCCGATTACGACATAAAGAATTTAGCGCATGAGTTGTATCTAAGCATACAACAGGAATATTTGAACCTTTTTAACAAAGGATCCCACTATCAACTAAACAAATACAACGAATTATTATTCTGGAAAGGCGAAGAAAAACCATTTTTGATCGCAGGAAGCGAGCGAAAAGGAATCATTCAGCAGGTATCTGCCGAAGGTAAACTAAAGATTTTATTAGATAACCGATTACAAGAATTTGACATTAAAGAGATTACACATCTTATCTCTTAA
- a CDS encoding LemA family protein yields the protein MKIKRFLVALCGLFALVSLNSCGYNTMVSQDENVKGKWAQVENAYQRRADLVPNLVNTVKGAAKHEESTLTAVVEARAKATSVTINADDLSAENIAKFQKVQDEFSGSLSRLLASVEAYPDLKANQNFLELQAQLEGTENRISTERRAYNEAVQQYNTTVRSFPNNLMAGMFGFKAKGTFTAAPGSDKAPTVSF from the coding sequence ATGAAAATTAAAAGATTTTTGGTCGCCCTATGTGGTTTATTTGCATTAGTATCCTTAAACTCCTGCGGCTATAATACAATGGTCTCGCAAGATGAGAATGTTAAAGGAAAATGGGCACAAGTTGAAAATGCGTATCAACGTCGTGCAGATCTTGTTCCGAATTTGGTCAATACCGTAAAAGGAGCGGCAAAACATGAAGAAAGCACCTTGACCGCAGTTGTTGAAGCGAGAGCTAAAGCAACCTCTGTAACGATTAATGCGGATGATTTGTCTGCAGAAAATATCGCTAAATTTCAAAAAGTTCAAGACGAATTCAGTGGTTCATTGAGTCGCCTTTTGGCTTCCGTTGAAGCTTATCCTGACTTAAAGGCGAACCAAAACTTTTTGGAACTTCAAGCGCAATTAGAAGGTACTGAAAATCGTATTTCGACAGAGCGTAGAGCCTATAATGAAGCTGTACAGCAATATAACACAACAGTACGTAGCTTTCCCAACAATTTAATGGCCGGCATGTTTGGATTCAAAGCAAAAGGTACATTTACCGCTGCTCCAGGTTCTGATAAAGCGCCAACGGTGTCATTCTAA
- a CDS encoding TPM domain-containing protein → MALNFEEQDKIVHAINVAENETSGEIRVVVENHCPDEVHDRATYYFSKLGMYKTVLKNGVLIYIALEDHKFSIIGDKGIHQRVESDFWNSTKDLMVAEFKEERIVEGLVRGIEHAGKQLAKFFPREHDDINELPNDVVFGDR, encoded by the coding sequence ATGGCTTTAAATTTTGAAGAACAAGATAAAATCGTACACGCCATTAATGTGGCCGAGAATGAGACTTCTGGTGAAATCCGTGTGGTAGTCGAAAATCATTGCCCCGATGAGGTACATGATCGCGCAACTTATTATTTTTCCAAATTAGGCATGTATAAAACAGTATTGAAAAACGGTGTTCTTATTTATATTGCATTGGAAGATCACAAGTTTTCCATTATTGGAGATAAAGGAATTCACCAGCGCGTCGAAAGCGATTTTTGGAACAGTACCAAAGATCTGATGGTGGCTGAGTTTAAGGAGGAGCGTATTGTTGAGGGCTTAGTTAGAGGGATCGAACATGCAGGCAAACAGTTAGCAAAATTCTTTCCCCGAGAGCATGATGATATCAATGAACTGCCCAATGATGTCGTGTTTGGGGATCGTTAA
- a CDS encoding YgcG family protein, translating to MKFVLKLFSLIRITALAILLCTLSIASVSGQDFPEAPNRLVNDYTNTLTANQKQLLEQKLLAFEDSTSTQIAVVMMNSTGGYDISDYAVRLAKKWGIGNKKYNNGILLLVALGDRAVTIQTGYGIEGAVPDAIAYRIIENDIKPAFRQRDYYKGVDDATSSLISYTKGEYKADPKQPKGKSSGSVMFVIIIVIILIVIFSNRGGGGGGGRRVMNGRGASDVFWWTLLSGLGGGGGRSGGGGFGGGSGGGFGGFGGGDFGGGGASGRW from the coding sequence ATGAAATTTGTATTGAAATTATTTTCCCTGATTCGAATAACCGCTTTGGCAATATTGCTTTGCACATTGTCCATAGCTTCCGTATCGGGCCAAGATTTCCCGGAAGCACCAAACAGACTTGTCAATGATTATACCAATACGTTGACAGCGAATCAAAAGCAATTATTGGAACAAAAGTTACTGGCTTTTGAGGATTCTACATCTACGCAAATCGCGGTGGTTATGATGAATTCTACGGGAGGCTATGATATTTCTGATTACGCAGTACGATTAGCGAAGAAATGGGGAATTGGCAATAAAAAATACAACAACGGTATTTTATTGTTGGTCGCACTTGGGGATCGCGCGGTGACCATTCAGACTGGATATGGGATAGAGGGAGCTGTTCCCGACGCGATTGCCTACCGCATTATCGAGAATGATATTAAGCCTGCATTTCGTCAAAGAGATTATTACAAGGGAGTGGATGATGCGACCAGCTCCTTAATATCCTATACAAAGGGTGAATATAAAGCTGATCCAAAGCAACCAAAGGGAAAAAGCTCGGGATCTGTTATGTTCGTGATCATTATTGTGATCATCTTAATTGTTATTTTCTCGAATCGAGGTGGCGGCGGCGGTGGTGGCCGGCGCGTCATGAATGGGCGTGGTGCTTCTGATGTATTTTGGTGGACATTGCTGAGTGGCCTTGGTGGTGGCGGCGGACGAAGTGGTGGCGGCGGATTCGGTGGTGGATCGGGCGGTGGATTTGGCGGATTCGGCGGTGGTGATTTTGGCGGTGGCGGTGCATCTGGCCGTTGGTAA